A genomic window from Streptomyces sp. HUAS YS2 includes:
- a CDS encoding OsmC family protein, producing MATVRHAHTVWEGDLLKGKGVVTLDSSGLGSYEVSWPARAEEPNGKTSPEELIAAAHSSCFSMAFSNGLAKAGNPPTRLETKADVTFQPGEGITGIHLTVRGEVPGLDADEFQALAEDAKKNCPVSQALTGTTITLTAELA from the coding sequence ATGGCCACCGTCCGTCATGCCCACACCGTCTGGGAGGGCGACCTCCTGAAGGGCAAGGGCGTCGTCACCCTCGACTCCTCCGGCCTCGGTTCGTACGAGGTGTCCTGGCCGGCCCGGGCCGAGGAGCCGAACGGGAAGACGAGCCCCGAGGAGCTCATCGCCGCCGCGCACTCCTCCTGCTTCTCGATGGCGTTCTCCAACGGTCTCGCCAAGGCCGGCAACCCGCCCACCCGCCTGGAGACCAAGGCCGACGTCACCTTCCAGCCGGGCGAGGGCATCACGGGCATCCACCTGACCGTGCGCGGCGAGGTCCCCGGCCTGGACGCGGACGAGTTCCAGGCGCTGGCCGAGGACGCCAAGAAGAACTGCCCGGTGAGCCAGGCCCTCACGGGTACGACGATCACGCTCACCGCCGAGCTCGCCTGA
- a CDS encoding alkaline phosphatase PhoX, with protein MSATRRQILSRTGASVAGIAFTGAFSELFAGTAAARGHSPAAGYGPLVPDPAGLLDLPKGFRYTVLSREGDPLRSGEGPVPSNHDGMAAFAGRRGRVHLVRNHENRVTGRVGVPTVEGLTYDPAAKGGCTALTLDGRNNVLDERVAIAGTAVNCAGGPTPWGTWLTCEETEDRAGTNGYTKDHGFIFEVDPADPHRTGAVPLTAMGRFQHEAIAVDPRSGIVYETEDAFLKPFGLFYRFLPEKPLGGTGSLRAGGTLEAMRVPGVPDLSVIQETGARFEGVEWVPVPDPQAVQTPIRLQDFGPKGITHAQKLEGCYWGGGAVYFVSSFARTKDGSGATHYGQVWKYEPQRRRLTLVVVFGPDTDIQLPGESPDNICLAPTGGLMVCEDGEGAQHVYGVNRRGEVYAVARGANNIGTPETPEWGEFAGVTFSPDGETMYVNCYTPGTTFAVTGPWC; from the coding sequence ATGTCCGCAACACGACGTCAGATCCTCTCCCGCACCGGCGCGTCCGTCGCCGGCATCGCCTTCACCGGCGCGTTCTCCGAGCTCTTCGCCGGCACCGCCGCCGCCCGCGGCCACTCCCCCGCCGCCGGATACGGCCCGCTGGTCCCCGACCCGGCCGGCCTGCTCGACCTGCCGAAGGGCTTCCGCTACACCGTCCTGTCCCGCGAGGGCGACCCGCTCCGCTCCGGCGAGGGCCCGGTGCCCAGCAACCACGACGGCATGGCCGCCTTCGCCGGCCGCCGAGGCCGCGTCCATCTGGTCCGCAACCACGAGAACCGGGTCACCGGCCGCGTGGGCGTGCCGACCGTCGAGGGCCTGACCTACGACCCGGCCGCCAAGGGCGGCTGCACGGCGCTCACCCTGGACGGCCGGAACAACGTGCTGGACGAACGGGTCGCCATCGCCGGCACCGCGGTCAACTGCGCGGGCGGGCCGACCCCTTGGGGAACCTGGCTGACCTGCGAGGAGACCGAGGACCGGGCCGGCACCAACGGCTACACCAAGGACCACGGCTTCATCTTCGAGGTCGACCCGGCCGACCCGCACCGCACCGGCGCGGTCCCGCTCACCGCGATGGGCCGCTTCCAGCACGAGGCGATCGCCGTCGACCCGCGCAGCGGCATCGTCTACGAGACCGAGGACGCGTTCCTGAAGCCGTTCGGGCTCTTCTACCGCTTCCTGCCCGAGAAGCCGCTCGGCGGCACCGGCTCGCTGCGGGCCGGCGGCACGCTGGAGGCGATGCGGGTGCCGGGCGTGCCGGACCTGTCCGTGATCCAGGAGACCGGCGCGCGGTTCGAGGGCGTCGAATGGGTTCCCGTACCCGATCCGCAGGCGGTGCAGACACCGATCCGGCTGCAGGACTTCGGGCCGAAGGGCATCACGCACGCGCAGAAGCTGGAGGGCTGCTACTGGGGCGGCGGCGCGGTGTACTTCGTCTCCAGCTTCGCCCGCACCAAGGACGGCTCGGGCGCGACCCACTACGGCCAGGTGTGGAAGTACGAGCCGCAGCGGCGCAGGCTCACGCTGGTCGTCGTGTTCGGCCCGGACACCGACATCCAGCTGCCGGGCGAGTCCCCCGACAACATCTGCCTCGCGCCGACCGGCGGGCTGATGGTCTGCGAGGACGGCGAGGGGGCGCAGCACGTCTACGGCGTGAACCGGCGCGGCGAGGTGTACGCGGTGGCGCGCGGCGCGAACAACATCGGCACCCCGGAGACGCCGGAGTGGGGCGAGTTCGCGGGCGTCACCTTCTCGCCCGACGGCGAGACCATGTACGTCAACTGCTACACCCCCGGCACGACCTTCGCCGTGACGGGTCCGTGGTGCTGA
- a CDS encoding polyphosphate kinase 2 family protein has product MPNLRELLRVPGGARIDLTSYDTAATPGGPRDKAAGLAATAALGPRLAALQERLYAASTGGDRRRLLLVLQGMDTSGKGGTVKHVIGLFNPSGCRIKAFKAPTREELNHPFLWRVMQALPQPGEIGIFDRSHYEDVLIARVRGLAPPKVLDRRYGQIDRFEQSLVEDGVTVVKVFLHISYDEQRRRLLERLDNPEKHWKFNPGDIEERALWPAYQEAYEIALARCSTEEAPWYLVPADRKWYRNWAISTLLLEHLEEMDPAYPPGDFDVTASRKRLLLDSIADPGGGVPEGCGRR; this is encoded by the coding sequence GTGCCGAACCTGCGCGAACTGCTGCGGGTTCCCGGCGGCGCCCGGATCGACCTCACCTCTTACGACACCGCGGCGACGCCGGGCGGTCCCCGCGACAAGGCGGCCGGGCTCGCCGCGACGGCCGCGCTCGGCCCGCGGCTGGCCGCGCTCCAGGAGCGGCTCTACGCGGCGAGCACCGGGGGCGACCGGCGCCGGCTGCTGCTGGTCCTGCAGGGCATGGACACCAGTGGCAAGGGCGGCACGGTCAAGCACGTGATCGGGCTGTTCAACCCGTCCGGCTGCCGGATCAAGGCGTTCAAGGCCCCGACGCGGGAGGAGCTGAACCACCCGTTCCTCTGGCGCGTCATGCAGGCGCTGCCGCAGCCGGGCGAGATCGGCATCTTCGACCGCTCGCACTACGAGGACGTGCTCATCGCCCGGGTCCGCGGGCTGGCGCCGCCCAAGGTGCTGGACCGGCGCTACGGACAGATCGACCGCTTCGAGCAGTCGCTGGTGGAGGACGGCGTCACCGTGGTGAAGGTGTTCCTGCACATCTCGTACGACGAGCAGCGCAGGCGGCTCCTGGAACGCCTCGACAACCCGGAGAAGCACTGGAAGTTCAACCCGGGCGACATCGAGGAGCGGGCACTGTGGCCGGCGTACCAGGAGGCGTACGAGATCGCCCTGGCGCGCTGCTCGACAGAGGAGGCCCCCTGGTACCTGGTTCCGGCCGACCGCAAGTGGTACCGGAACTGGGCGATCAGCACGCTGCTCCTGGAGCACCTGGAGGAGATGGACCCGGCGTACCCGCCGGGCGACTTCGACGTGACGGCGTCCCGGAAGCGGCTGCTGCTCGACAGCATCGCCGATCCGGGTGGCGGAGTTCCGGAGGGGTGTGGCCGCAGATAG
- a CDS encoding polysaccharide deacetylase family protein yields MTISVRRLTALAVSGVAAGAALGAVLVGCDTGGSGTDAAARRDKAAPSASRSASAAPGAKPSERGTASPSASAAPGPGTARKAPPTMAPGPGGRTAVFERGAAASGKVVALTFDADMTADQGPRAAGGERFDNPQLIATLRRLKVDATVFMTGRWAEEYPDQARDIGNDPLFEIANHSYSHYAFASPCYGLPTVERDAMAKDVRRAFDAFAKAGARNVVPYFRFPGGCYDDDALRALGPAKVTAVQWDVVSGDAFAKNGNAVAEQVLAGVKPGSLVVMHCTRSAAPVTEQAIRRIVPELRARGYHFVKVSDLMAGAAPSSRR; encoded by the coding sequence GTGACCATTTCTGTACGACGATTGACGGCTCTTGCCGTTTCGGGTGTTGCGGCGGGGGCTGCGCTGGGTGCGGTGCTCGTCGGCTGCGACACGGGGGGATCCGGAACCGACGCCGCGGCGCGGCGTGACAAGGCGGCGCCGTCGGCGAGCCGGTCCGCGAGCGCGGCACCGGGCGCGAAGCCGTCCGAGCGCGGTACCGCTTCCCCGTCCGCGAGCGCGGCGCCCGGCCCCGGCACCGCGCGCAAGGCGCCGCCGACGATGGCGCCCGGGCCGGGCGGCCGGACCGCGGTCTTCGAGCGCGGCGCCGCCGCGTCCGGCAAGGTCGTCGCGCTGACCTTCGACGCCGACATGACGGCGGACCAGGGACCGCGCGCCGCGGGCGGCGAGCGTTTCGACAACCCTCAGCTCATCGCCACGCTGCGCCGCCTGAAGGTGGACGCGACGGTCTTCATGACCGGCCGCTGGGCCGAGGAGTACCCGGACCAGGCCCGGGACATCGGCAACGACCCCCTGTTCGAGATCGCCAACCACTCCTACAGCCACTACGCCTTCGCCTCGCCGTGCTACGGCCTGCCGACGGTGGAGCGCGACGCGATGGCGAAGGACGTCCGCCGGGCGTTCGACGCGTTCGCCAAGGCCGGGGCGCGCAATGTCGTCCCGTACTTCCGCTTCCCCGGCGGTTGCTACGACGACGACGCCCTGCGCGCGCTCGGCCCGGCGAAGGTGACGGCGGTCCAGTGGGACGTGGTCAGCGGCGACGCGTTCGCCAAGAACGGCAACGCCGTCGCCGAGCAGGTCCTGGCCGGGGTGAAGCCCGGCTCACTGGTCGTCATGCACTGCACCCGCAGCGCGGCCCCGGTCACCGAGCAGGCGATCCGCCGCATCGTCCCGGAACTCCGCGCCCGCGGATACCACTTCGTGAAGGTCTCCGACCTGATGGCCGGCGCGGCCCCGTCGTCGCGGCGATGA
- a CDS encoding dihydrofolate reductase family protein produces MGLVHIELFATLDLVAQAPGGPDEDPIGFPFGGWQAPLLDEVAGAQILAAYEGTDALLLGRRTYDIFAAYWPHQEGGQDNEIATLFNRIPKYVASRGRPDLSWQGSTQLGPDLVGAVREIRDRHENIKVVGSLNLVQTLLREKLFDRLDLWVHPIVLGVGKKVFDGGEVPTNVTLLEPPAASPSGTVHLRYGLAEGTPGTGDMTAPDRGVSR; encoded by the coding sequence ATGGGCCTCGTCCACATCGAGCTGTTCGCCACCCTCGACCTCGTCGCGCAGGCGCCCGGCGGCCCCGACGAGGACCCGATCGGGTTCCCGTTCGGCGGCTGGCAGGCACCCCTGCTGGACGAGGTCGCGGGCGCGCAGATCCTCGCCGCGTACGAGGGCACCGACGCCCTCCTGCTCGGCCGGCGCACGTACGACATCTTCGCCGCGTACTGGCCGCACCAGGAGGGCGGCCAGGACAACGAGATCGCCACGCTCTTCAACCGGATCCCGAAGTACGTGGCCTCCCGCGGCCGGCCCGACCTGTCGTGGCAGGGATCCACGCAGCTCGGCCCGGACCTCGTCGGCGCGGTGCGCGAGATCCGGGACCGGCACGAGAACATCAAGGTCGTCGGGAGCCTGAACCTCGTGCAGACCCTCCTGCGCGAGAAGCTCTTCGACCGGCTCGACCTCTGGGTGCACCCGATCGTGCTCGGCGTCGGGAAGAAGGTCTTCGACGGCGGCGAGGTCCCCACCAACGTCACCCTCCTCGAACCCCCTGCCGCGAGCCCGAGCGGCACCGTCCACCTCCGCTACGGCCTCGCCGAGGGCACGCCCGGGACGGGCGACATGACCGCACCCGACCGCGGGGTCAGCCGATGA
- a CDS encoding AIM24 family protein: protein MKSDLFSVDNLAQQATAPGMTLQNAKSVKYAVNGEMHARQGSMIAFRGDLQFERKGQGIGGMLKRAVTGEGLPLMAVRGQGEAWFAHEAQNCFIVEIEQGDALTVNGRNVLCFDPTLSYEIKTVKGAGMTGGGLFNSVFTGYGKLALVCEGAPIVIPVAPHAPVCVDTDAVVGWSAHLNTSLHRSQSVGSMIRGGSGEAVQLRLDGEGFVVVRPSEVTPQKTSAN from the coding sequence ATGAAGAGCGATCTCTTTTCCGTAGACAATCTGGCGCAGCAGGCCACCGCACCCGGCATGACCCTGCAGAACGCCAAGTCCGTCAAGTACGCGGTGAACGGCGAGATGCACGCCCGACAGGGCTCCATGATCGCGTTCCGCGGCGATCTCCAGTTCGAGCGCAAGGGCCAGGGCATAGGCGGCATGCTCAAGCGCGCCGTCACCGGCGAGGGCCTGCCGCTGATGGCCGTGCGCGGCCAGGGCGAGGCGTGGTTCGCGCACGAGGCGCAGAACTGTTTCATCGTCGAGATCGAGCAGGGCGACGCGCTCACCGTCAACGGCCGGAACGTGCTCTGCTTCGACCCGACCCTCTCCTACGAGATCAAGACGGTGAAGGGTGCCGGCATGACCGGCGGCGGCCTCTTCAACAGCGTCTTCACCGGCTACGGCAAGCTCGCCCTGGTCTGCGAGGGCGCGCCGATCGTCATCCCCGTCGCCCCGCACGCCCCGGTCTGCGTCGACACGGACGCGGTCGTCGGCTGGAGCGCCCACCTGAACACCTCGCTCCACCGCTCCCAGTCCGTCGGCTCCATGATCCGCGGCGGCTCCGGCGAGGCGGTCCAGCTCCGCCTCGACGGCGAGGGCTTCGTCGTCGTCCGCCCGAGCGAAGTGACCCCCCAGAAGACCTCGGCGAACTGA
- a CDS encoding peptidyl-tRNA hydrolase: protein MSTEDTSNTADPRDEAPQFVLPLVVRIEKAAPPARTDALETAARAVLAILADERSNGEGEWARAISDWQDARIRKVVRRARGAEWRRACELPGITVTGEHAEVRVFPPVPLDGWPKELLKLQVSGTDLDDPAAPGEPRPGGAVLWLNPELDMSAGKTMAQAGHGAQLVWWRLSDAQRKAWREAGFPLVVRTAPAERWAELTGSGLPVVRDAGFTEIAPGSCTVVGEFPGVDIADTAI, encoded by the coding sequence GTGAGCACCGAAGACACCTCGAACACCGCCGACCCCCGCGACGAGGCCCCGCAGTTCGTGCTGCCGCTCGTCGTCCGCATCGAGAAGGCCGCGCCCCCGGCCCGTACCGACGCGCTGGAGACCGCGGCGCGCGCCGTCCTGGCGATCCTCGCCGACGAGCGGTCGAACGGGGAGGGCGAGTGGGCCCGGGCGATCAGCGACTGGCAGGACGCCCGGATCCGGAAGGTCGTCCGCCGGGCACGCGGCGCCGAGTGGCGGCGCGCCTGCGAGCTTCCGGGCATCACGGTCACCGGCGAGCACGCCGAGGTACGGGTCTTCCCGCCGGTCCCCCTGGACGGCTGGCCCAAGGAGCTGCTCAAGCTCCAGGTGTCCGGCACCGACCTGGACGACCCGGCCGCGCCCGGCGAACCCCGCCCCGGCGGCGCGGTGCTCTGGCTCAACCCCGAGCTCGACATGTCCGCGGGCAAGACGATGGCCCAGGCCGGGCACGGCGCGCAGCTGGTGTGGTGGCGGCTGTCCGACGCGCAGCGCAAGGCGTGGCGCGAGGCCGGGTTCCCGCTGGTGGTGCGGACCGCTCCGGCGGAACGCTGGGCGGAGCTCACCGGCAGCGGACTGCCCGTGGTCCGGGACGCGGGCTTCACCGAGATCGCGCCCGGCTCCTGCACCGTCGTGGGCGAGTTCCCGGGCGTCGACATCGCCGACACCGCGATCTGA
- a CDS encoding DUF4142 domain-containing protein → MRRVNGTALIIAALVATVGALAFPVWSYADRSGTGQANLAASSVATQWGPLSATDRDFLVKVRLAGLWELPAGQQAIERAPSQAIRDAGDHLVVGHTDLDRRARDVAAKLGVELPNQANEQQQGWLRELSAAQGEEYERKFANLLRNAHGKVFALVAQVRHTTRNTLIRQLASDANQTVLDHITMLEATGLVDFDAIANEAAGRATASPSGPPPPNGNLPPAPTPVLPTGEDQSFTSRPVPGPAVNTNRP, encoded by the coding sequence TTGCGACGCGTCAACGGAACGGCTCTCATCATCGCGGCGCTGGTCGCCACGGTCGGCGCGCTGGCGTTCCCCGTCTGGTCGTACGCCGACCGCTCCGGCACCGGCCAGGCCAATCTCGCCGCGTCGTCCGTGGCCACCCAGTGGGGGCCGCTGTCCGCCACGGACCGGGACTTCCTCGTGAAGGTGCGGCTGGCCGGCCTGTGGGAGCTGCCGGCCGGCCAGCAGGCCATCGAACGCGCGCCCAGCCAAGCCATCCGGGACGCCGGCGACCATCTCGTCGTCGGCCACACCGACCTCGACCGGCGGGCCCGCGACGTCGCCGCGAAGCTCGGCGTCGAGCTGCCGAACCAGGCGAACGAACAGCAGCAGGGCTGGCTGCGGGAGCTGTCCGCGGCCCAGGGTGAGGAGTACGAGCGGAAGTTCGCGAACCTGCTGCGCAACGCGCACGGCAAGGTCTTCGCCCTGGTCGCCCAGGTCCGGCACACCACCCGCAACACCCTGATCCGGCAGCTCGCGAGCGACGCCAACCAGACCGTCCTGGACCACATCACGATGCTGGAGGCGACCGGCCTCGTCGACTTCGACGCGATCGCCAACGAGGCGGCGGGCCGGGCGACGGCCAGCCCGAGCGGTCCGCCGCCGCCGAACGGCAATCTGCCGCCCGCGCCGACGCCCGTCCTGCCGACCGGCGAGGACCAGTCGTTCACCTCGCGCCCGGTTCCAGGACCGGCGGTGAACACGAACCGCCCCTGA
- a CDS encoding DUF692 family multinuclear iron-containing protein yields MAELGIGIGWRPEIADAVEGLPGVDWVEVVAENICPGHLPDSLTRLRERGVKVVPHGVSLGLGGADRPDAGRLADLAAKAEALGSPLVTEHIAFVRAGGPLTGTPVLEAGHLLPVPRTWDALEVLCENVRIAQDALPVPLALENVAALISWPGEELTEGQFLAELVERTGVRLLIDVANLHTNHVNRGEDPAKALAELPVEAIAYVHVAGGEERDGVWHDTHAHPVPPQVLDVLAELASRVAPPGVLLERDDDFPPAEELAAELTAIETTVRTARASVRSGTGPVALPTADARPDAAAESTADADADAPVARPLFVGAGARVSGGPMPEPGDAALGAPDRVADGSVDASEAAPEPMPLLVGAGARVSGGPMPEPGEAPARGTGSSAPAPEAARVDRAEVPDSDRTEAPAPGARERVGLAQAALLSALVAGTPAPEGFDARRLRVQSRALVAKRASVVAKVAPELPEILGAAYRPAFLAYATARPMPGSYRREALDFAEHLLVAGRPADPEVRRRLTYWWQDRAGARPPGRATRLVRAARAVLAGR; encoded by the coding sequence ATGGCAGAACTCGGCATCGGCATCGGCTGGCGGCCGGAGATCGCGGACGCGGTGGAGGGACTGCCCGGCGTCGACTGGGTGGAGGTGGTGGCCGAGAACATCTGCCCCGGCCATCTCCCCGACTCGCTGACCCGGCTGCGCGAACGCGGCGTCAAGGTGGTCCCGCACGGTGTCTCGCTCGGGCTGGGCGGCGCGGACCGCCCGGACGCGGGGCGGCTCGCGGACCTCGCGGCGAAGGCGGAGGCCCTCGGTTCCCCGCTGGTCACCGAGCACATCGCGTTCGTGCGCGCCGGGGGGCCGCTCACTGGAACGCCCGTCCTGGAGGCGGGGCACCTGCTGCCGGTGCCGCGCACGTGGGACGCGCTGGAGGTGCTCTGCGAGAACGTCCGCATCGCGCAGGACGCCCTCCCCGTGCCGCTGGCCCTGGAGAACGTCGCGGCGCTGATCTCGTGGCCGGGCGAGGAGCTGACGGAGGGACAGTTCCTGGCGGAGCTGGTGGAGCGTACGGGGGTACGGCTCCTCATCGACGTCGCCAACCTGCACACGAACCATGTGAACCGCGGCGAGGACCCGGCGAAGGCGCTCGCCGAGCTGCCGGTGGAGGCGATCGCGTACGTGCACGTCGCGGGCGGCGAGGAGCGCGACGGCGTCTGGCACGACACCCACGCCCACCCGGTTCCCCCTCAGGTCCTCGACGTACTCGCGGAACTGGCGTCCCGTGTCGCCCCGCCGGGCGTCCTGCTGGAACGGGACGACGACTTCCCCCCGGCGGAGGAGCTCGCCGCGGAACTGACGGCGATCGAGACGACGGTGCGGACGGCGCGGGCGAGCGTGCGGTCGGGTACCGGGCCGGTGGCGCTGCCGACGGCCGATGCGCGGCCCGACGCCGCGGCGGAATCGACGGCCGACGCCGACGCCGACGCCCCGGTCGCGCGCCCCCTGTTCGTGGGCGCCGGGGCCCGGGTCTCGGGCGGGCCGATGCCCGAGCCCGGCGACGCCGCGCTCGGCGCGCCGGACCGGGTGGCCGACGGCTCCGTCGACGCCTCCGAGGCGGCCCCCGAGCCCATGCCGCTCCTGGTCGGCGCCGGGGCCCGCGTCTCCGGCGGCCCGATGCCCGAGCCCGGCGAGGCCCCGGCCCGGGGCACCGGCTCCTCGGCCCCGGCCCCGGAGGCCGCGCGGGTCGACCGGGCCGAGGTCCCCGACTCCGACCGGACCGAGGCTCCGGCCCCCGGCGCCCGGGAGCGGGTCGGGCTGGCGCAGGCGGCGTTGCTGTCGGCGCTGGTCGCCGGGACGCCCGCGCCCGAGGGGTTCGACGCGCGGCGGCTGCGGGTGCAGAGCCGGGCCCTGGTCGCCAAGCGCGCCTCCGTCGTCGCCAAGGTGGCGCCGGAGCTGCCGGAGATCCTGGGGGCCGCGTACCGGCCCGCGTTCCTCGCGTACGCGACCGCACGGCCGATGCCGGGCAGCTACCGGCGCGAGGCGCTCGACTTCGCCGAGCACCTGCTGGTCGCCGGCCGCCCCGCCGACCCCGAGGTCCGCAGGCGGCTCACGTACTGGTGGCAGGACCGGGCCGGGGCCCGGCCGCCGGGGCGGGCCACCCGGCTCGTCCGCGCCGCCCGCGCCGTGCTGGCGGGGAGGTGA
- a CDS encoding TIGR04222 domain-containing membrane protein, whose amino-acid sequence MNALAALVYLAVLASLIMLIARISSSRGGPGGAVHDVSEAAFLQGGPARVVDSALAAMQAEGVIAIGGPGIVVALGPGGRHPVERAVLQELAAAPHGALHTLRLAVMRHPAVQEIGDGLAARGLLVTPAARRTVVRWAVAQGFASFGMIFVSVFLTVITLGDSIPFIAKVVPALGLGVVSALICGAVAAGRVTSAGRRALHAYRQQAAYLTDAGHLVALRGLGALPDPELRAQLITAARMPRTPPSRPFGDSGDSSDSAAVVTVWCAGVSGGGGGCGAGGGGGGGGGSSCSGGSSCSSGSSCSSSGGSSCSSSSGSSCSSSSGSSCGGSSSG is encoded by the coding sequence GTGAACGCACTCGCCGCACTGGTCTACCTCGCCGTCCTGGCCAGCCTGATCATGCTGATCGCCAGGATCTCGTCCTCCCGCGGCGGCCCCGGCGGGGCCGTGCACGACGTGTCCGAGGCGGCCTTCCTGCAGGGCGGCCCGGCGCGGGTCGTGGACAGCGCGCTCGCCGCGATGCAGGCCGAGGGCGTCATCGCCATCGGCGGCCCCGGCATCGTCGTCGCCCTCGGCCCGGGCGGCCGGCACCCCGTCGAACGCGCCGTGCTGCAGGAACTCGCGGCCGCGCCGCACGGCGCGCTGCACACCCTGCGGCTCGCCGTCATGCGCCACCCGGCGGTGCAGGAGATCGGCGACGGGCTCGCGGCGCGGGGGCTGCTCGTCACCCCGGCGGCGCGCCGCACGGTCGTCCGCTGGGCGGTCGCGCAGGGCTTCGCCTCGTTCGGGATGATCTTCGTGTCGGTGTTCCTGACGGTCATCACCCTCGGCGACTCGATCCCGTTCATCGCGAAGGTGGTTCCCGCCCTGGGGCTCGGCGTCGTCAGCGCGCTGATCTGCGGGGCGGTGGCCGCCGGCCGGGTCACCTCGGCCGGGCGGCGGGCGCTGCACGCCTACCGGCAGCAGGCGGCGTACCTGACGGACGCCGGGCACCTGGTCGCGCTGCGCGGCCTGGGCGCGCTGCCGGACCCCGAGCTGCGGGCCCAGCTGATCACAGCGGCCCGGATGCCGCGCACGCCGCCGTCCCGGCCGTTCGGCGACAGCGGCGACTCCTCGGACAGCGCGGCCGTCGTCACCGTGTGGTGCGCGGGCGTCAGCGGCGGTGGGGGCGGCTGCGGCGCCGGCGGGGGCGGAGGTGGGGGCGGTGGATCGTCGTGCTCCGGCGGCTCGTCCTGCTCCAGCGGCTCGTCCTGCTCGTCCTCCGGCGGTTCCAGCTGTTCGTCCAGCAGTGGTTCGAGCTGTTCGTCCAGCAGCGGTTCGAGCTGCGGCGGTTCGAGCTCCGGTTGA
- a CDS encoding TIGR04222 domain-containing membrane protein, with translation MLWVPLLLVACAAAVLSSVRLCLAAVTAARPAPPEFVLGEDRDPGRELTLAEAAYLSGGPLRVADLTLVSMHRARRLLLAHTGWATVVDPEGRDDLERSVIGAIGPDGQARTTAIRPAVAAADAVRTVADRLVTAGLAVPEPGRRSVAAGVRAVFASLVLSLALAAGAVLILPQGVSVTPVLAWFSLPVVLTLGCLLAARAEAHPYPHWASPAGQVLLGEVPAADDPMAALATRGPRALADPGLRAALDAR, from the coding sequence ATGCTCTGGGTCCCGTTGCTCCTCGTCGCCTGCGCCGCGGCTGTCCTCAGTTCGGTCCGGCTCTGCCTCGCAGCGGTCACGGCCGCGCGGCCCGCCCCTCCGGAGTTCGTGCTCGGGGAGGACCGGGACCCCGGCCGCGAACTGACGCTTGCCGAGGCGGCCTACCTGTCCGGCGGTCCGCTGCGGGTCGCCGATCTGACCCTGGTGTCGATGCACCGCGCCCGCCGGCTGCTGCTCGCGCACACCGGCTGGGCGACGGTCGTCGACCCGGAGGGCCGGGACGACCTGGAGCGCTCGGTGATCGGTGCGATAGGCCCGGACGGGCAGGCCAGGACGACGGCGATACGCCCGGCGGTCGCCGCGGCGGATGCTGTACGGACCGTGGCGGACCGGCTGGTGACAGCGGGCCTGGCGGTGCCGGAGCCGGGCCGCCGCAGCGTCGCCGCCGGGGTGCGCGCGGTGTTCGCGTCACTGGTGCTGAGTCTGGCCCTCGCGGCCGGCGCGGTGCTGATCCTGCCTCAGGGGGTCTCGGTCACCCCGGTCCTGGCCTGGTTCTCGCTGCCGGTCGTGCTCACCCTGGGCTGTCTGCTCGCCGCCCGCGCGGAGGCGCATCCGTACCCGCACTGGGCCTCCCCCGCCGGTCAGGTACTGCTCGGCGAAGTCCCGGCGGCCGACGACCCGATGGCCGCCCTGGCGACGCGCGGCCCGCGGGCCCTGGCCGATCCGGGCCTCCGGGCCGCCCTCGACGCGCGGTAG
- the hemQ gene encoding hydrogen peroxide-dependent heme synthase yields the protein MSAPEKIPNAGKKAKDLNEVIRYTLWSVFKLRDVLPEDRAGYADEVQELFDQLAAKDITVRGTYDVSGLRADADVMIWWHAETSDELQEAYNLFRRTKLGRALEPVWSNMALHRPAEFNKSHIPAFLADETPRDYVSVYPFVRSYDWYLLPDEDRRRMLADHGKMARGYPDVRANTVASFSLGDYEWILAFEADELYRIVDLMRHLRASEARLHVREEVPFYTGRRKSVADLVAGLA from the coding sequence ATGAGTGCGCCCGAAAAGATCCCGAACGCCGGTAAGAAGGCGAAGGACCTCAACGAGGTCATCCGCTACACCCTGTGGTCCGTCTTCAAGCTGCGCGACGTTCTCCCCGAGGACCGGGCCGGCTACGCCGACGAGGTCCAGGAGCTGTTCGACCAGCTCGCGGCCAAGGACATCACCGTCCGCGGCACGTACGACGTCTCCGGCCTGCGCGCCGATGCCGACGTCATGATCTGGTGGCACGCCGAGACCTCGGACGAGCTCCAGGAGGCGTACAACCTCTTCCGCCGCACCAAGCTGGGCCGCGCTCTGGAGCCGGTCTGGTCGAACATGGCGCTGCACCGCCCCGCCGAGTTCAACAAGTCGCACATCCCGGCCTTCCTGGCCGACGAGACCCCGCGCGACTACGTCTCGGTCTACCCCTTCGTGCGCTCCTACGACTGGTACCTGCTGCCGGACGAGGACCGTCGCCGGATGCTCGCGGACCACGGCAAGATGGCCCGCGGCTACCCCGACGTCCGCGCCAACACGGTCGCCTCGTTCTCGCTCGGCGACTACGAGTGGATCCTCGCCTTCGAGGCCGACGAGCTGTACCGCATCGTCGACCTGATGCGCCACCTGCGCGCCTCCGAGGCCCGGCTGCACGTCCGCGAGGAGGTCCCCTTCTACACGGGGCGTCGCAAGAGCGTGGCGGACCTGGTGGCCGGGCTTGCGTAG